The following coding sequences lie in one Thalassoglobus polymorphus genomic window:
- a CDS encoding IclR family transcriptional regulator, with translation MSQPVGTLVKAMDVLDLLGEAAPIGVNEISRKLGMDKSTVSRLLSTLRSRDYVRLSPDQTGYDIGLRIFELGKSIQDRMPVRETLIPHVDALSEKTGETVFALHYSKELVAYLYNCVSSQDIRLGEQTGLRVEPWNHPAGKTILAFRGRDEVTDKFARRRRSSRAGLPTIKEFLKEMDRISQQGYDEQRDKEKCLISVPILNETGNVNAALMVGGPTFRMPPQSTQPLVSLLKKHAAEVSRSLGWMKQKKSDRLKGVLRTDTET, from the coding sequence ATGTCGCAACCCGTCGGAACATTAGTCAAAGCCATGGACGTTCTCGATCTTCTGGGCGAGGCGGCCCCCATCGGTGTCAATGAAATCAGTCGCAAACTCGGAATGGACAAAAGCACTGTCTCGCGACTCCTCTCAACGCTGAGATCTCGAGACTATGTTCGACTCTCACCCGACCAGACCGGATACGACATTGGGCTTCGCATCTTCGAATTAGGCAAGTCAATACAGGACCGAATGCCGGTCCGGGAAACTCTCATCCCGCATGTGGATGCCCTCTCTGAAAAAACCGGTGAAACCGTCTTCGCGCTGCACTACAGCAAAGAGCTTGTCGCTTACCTGTACAATTGTGTCTCATCTCAAGACATTCGGCTTGGAGAACAAACTGGACTACGCGTCGAACCTTGGAATCACCCCGCCGGAAAAACGATTTTGGCGTTCCGTGGTCGTGATGAAGTCACGGACAAGTTCGCAAGACGCAGGAGAAGCTCCCGCGCAGGATTACCAACGATCAAAGAGTTTCTCAAAGAGATGGATCGTATTTCACAGCAAGGGTACGACGAGCAACGCGATAAAGAAAAATGCCTCATTAGCGTTCCGATCCTTAACGAAACCGGAAATGTCAATGCAGCGTTGATGGTCGGAGGACCAACATTTCGCATGCCTCCCCAAAGCACTCAGCCGTTGGTTTCACTTCTCAAGAAACATGCAGCGGAAGTCTCTCGCTCCCTCGGCTGGATGAAACAGAAAAAATCTGATCGCCTTAAAGGAGTTCTCCGAACTGACACAGAGACCTGA
- a CDS encoding glycoside hydrolase family protein, whose protein sequence is MTRMTTSLFTDFAGNVSAAISSLLLVGCLISPQLFAEEAKSSDVYFDETKVVTLFSFDDVSIPFSQNLKLQMRPPKRHAANPAVQRGEDGSTDSWAVQFYGSVIRVDDKYKMWYVSVGDERYDKSLPRSEPWKVAYAESNDGIHWTKPNLGLVEVNGNRNNNLVRMNPHIGTLNVKVLYEPDEPNPERRYKMGAHVWFPKNDVRLGAFAPYVSPDGINWKLLPQTTPVNAEFPEKDLVLPALHIEPVGGMFKWDGLYRISGQNAIAATRPYHGRVSREFISGDFEKWSQASAISMVRTPQHTILGPGRSREGEQTHEGISVWNRNNVLLGISGLWHGASEWKDVTIDLGFVVSNDGVHFREPFHNWTFLKRGKDGAWDQGGLLQGQGFENIGEQTFVYYGAWDPRGWEKSPKRGGVGIATVPRDRFADLIVDTTTTGTGNYQIPNTVSEFLTKSIDIAPNTTSRFYLNADGLGDQAFLKIELLDHKLVSLPKHSGKQAALVRTNGYQTPIAWGKKTSLSNLPNRVRFKVTFEGKKKTDIRFNALYIKSETRTGGD, encoded by the coding sequence ATGACACGAATGACGACTTCACTCTTCACCGATTTCGCAGGAAACGTGTCAGCCGCGATCAGTTCCCTGCTCCTTGTGGGCTGTCTCATCTCTCCACAACTGTTCGCGGAGGAAGCAAAGTCGAGTGACGTCTATTTCGATGAAACGAAAGTGGTCACTCTGTTTTCTTTCGACGACGTCTCAATTCCGTTCTCACAGAACCTTAAATTGCAAATGCGGCCCCCCAAACGACACGCAGCGAACCCGGCGGTTCAACGCGGTGAAGATGGATCGACTGACTCATGGGCAGTTCAATTTTATGGTTCCGTCATTCGCGTCGATGACAAGTACAAAATGTGGTACGTGTCGGTTGGTGACGAACGATACGACAAGTCGCTCCCCCGATCCGAGCCGTGGAAGGTTGCCTATGCAGAGAGCAATGATGGTATTCACTGGACAAAACCGAACCTCGGACTGGTCGAGGTCAATGGAAACAGAAACAACAATCTGGTTCGCATGAATCCGCACATCGGGACGCTCAACGTCAAAGTGCTGTACGAGCCAGATGAGCCGAATCCAGAGCGTCGTTACAAAATGGGAGCCCACGTCTGGTTTCCGAAGAATGACGTACGGCTGGGGGCATTTGCTCCGTATGTCAGCCCTGATGGAATCAACTGGAAGTTGCTTCCGCAGACAACACCTGTCAATGCAGAGTTCCCGGAGAAAGATCTCGTCCTTCCCGCGCTGCATATTGAACCGGTTGGGGGAATGTTCAAATGGGACGGCCTGTACCGTATTTCTGGACAGAACGCCATCGCCGCTACGCGTCCGTATCATGGTCGAGTTTCAAGAGAATTTATCTCCGGTGACTTCGAGAAATGGAGTCAAGCAAGCGCCATCTCGATGGTTCGAACTCCGCAACATACAATACTCGGCCCGGGACGTAGTCGCGAAGGAGAACAAACTCACGAAGGGATCAGTGTCTGGAATCGCAACAACGTGTTACTCGGTATTTCGGGACTCTGGCACGGAGCGTCTGAGTGGAAAGATGTCACAATTGACCTCGGCTTTGTCGTCAGCAACGACGGAGTTCACTTTCGAGAGCCTTTTCATAATTGGACATTTTTAAAGCGAGGCAAAGACGGAGCCTGGGATCAGGGAGGATTGCTGCAAGGACAAGGTTTCGAAAATATCGGTGAGCAAACGTTCGTCTATTATGGTGCCTGGGACCCGCGCGGCTGGGAGAAATCGCCTAAACGAGGTGGTGTCGGAATCGCAACCGTGCCGCGAGATCGATTCGCTGACTTGATCGTCGACACCACAACGACCGGCACCGGAAATTATCAAATCCCCAACACTGTCAGCGAATTCCTCACGAAGTCTATCGACATCGCACCCAACACAACTTCCAGGTTCTACCTGAATGCCGACGGCCTCGGCGACCAAGCGTTTCTAAAAATTGAACTCTTGGATCACAAGCTCGTCTCGCTTCCGAAACACTCGGGCAAGCAGGCTGCACTGGTAAGAACCAACGGCTATCAAACTCCGATCGCCTGGGGTAAAAAAACCAGCCTCAGCAATCTCCCCAACCGCGTTCGCTTCAAAGTCACCTTCGAAGGAAAAAAGAAGACCGACATCCGGTTCAACGCCCTGTATATCAAAAGCGAAACTCGAACGGGCGGAGACTAA